From Vitis vinifera cultivar Pinot Noir 40024 chromosome 14, ASM3070453v1, a single genomic window includes:
- the LOC100245816 gene encoding methyl-CpG-binding domain-containing protein 9 isoform X1: MMGLGDSSGEYRDSKSETRSVLGIDLNEIPSSSFVEASHDVPDAYAVVRSFHGELSPAAGAAAGLPGEGWGSVCAVCGAPEVGAQVLVCDGCERGFHLVCVGMPGRQAGMLEEWVCGECVRSGVGSKRWPLGSKRRLLDINASPPSEGEGEELPDSRKHSPGDNSFGGNSFGAPETYSNFRCAGNGFGFPKASGILTHAVKLGLEDILHHTNRSFEEVDSGFPLGRLRSSNNTACRLPPQEPSEMLLQALKEFISERHGVLEEGWRVELKQSVRAGELCPVFCAPDGRIFESMSEVAVYLGLTSNCNSVDTEIRSDGSASLKKRSHLSKRRKSTRLSIANSSAENKDALLTDFCKDISSDVQSMELCASNLGNSVKVTEAAPEENGGTGLQQHNNGLPVQFEDFFVLSLGEVDVRPSYHDVNQLWPVGYKSCWHDKLTGSLFMCDVSDGGDSGPIFKVKRCACSAIPLPNGSTVLCRPNLGQSNGQDKEKSNDMISLSMDYDEDGSLQTLLADPSPPMENDILSCIRSSSNGSCCVQTLNSLLLEDNSLHESSGEFLSDHSRLKDEIGEFSLQGRSSSSVWNLVSQKFIDACCETYKRTGSLRFFCEHVKLGASTLPWDIMDESSKGSYTSLDKFCSSPGSVCMPSVIQGENELQTQCEVLAKWLDQDRFGLDVEFVQEMLEQLPGVCACSQYKLLNNRSYHSTLLTVGNGLLLAETENGVQSKGEEALDCLFGGSKRARKYTVGDPLMDDFCPPPGNPLGSRLPPDLVGDVIQVWESLWRFYEILGLKEPFSIEELEEELICPWSDDLNLLEKFGTETQENRDITPTRPSGASGHIPSSSTDSGPEVSTGNPHAFIQMETGQKKEAAQAKLASVTYSRCSGVTLTKAHNSLLKVLVSELQFKVAALVDPNFDSGESKSRRGRKKDADNAIPTKKTKLNMLPINELTWPELARRYILCVLSMDGNLDSAEITIRESGKVFRCLQGDGGVLCDSLTGVAGMQADALLFAEARKQIFGSLNREDDILTIEEKGSDATGDHDRIVVNDGNIPEWAQVLEPVRKLPTNVGTRIRKCIYEALEKDPPEWAKKILAHSISKEVYKGNASGPTKKAVLSVLGIVHDEGLKSKPDKERKRKRVISIPDIIMKQCRITLRRGAAADDAKVFCTLLGSKLINSIDNDDEGLLGTPAMVSRPLDFRTIDLRLAVGAYGGSWETFLEDVRELWNNIHTAYADQPDSVELARTLSQNFESMFEKEVLPLVQKFTEYAKSECLSAETEKEIDDFLVSASEIPKAPWDEGVCKVCGIDKDDDSVLLCDMCDAEYHTYCLNPPLARIPEGNWYCPSCVAGISMVDVSEHTHVIAQRQGKNCQGDFTHAYLESLAHLAAAMEEKEYWELSVDQRTFLFKFLCDELLNTALIRQHLEQCAESSAELQQKLRSISVEWKNLKLKEENLAARAPKVDSGMIYVAGEVGTEGGLSSALTNNGKCIAKPHTLSDRPKDFGILSNDQLQVEGGSEGIRPNGLDKHPSSNCSEGNCTLKPIDNEGQLKEVHAVVDETQVSVDHFPHMVYQGNGSSCRPNELHLQNPLQQEMDGLGTEFNLQVNMCENMEKNDLQGLHHPSDIRIVHVAEHDSELNSIKNDISDLQDSMASIESQLLKLSVRREFLGSDSAGRLYWILAKPGWHPWVLVDGSMALQKKEKMRYLKNPGDSSVQKNSTSLSMDILSTLGGSNASCPFLYRPNASISICSQWVSYQSGEEIDALIGWLKDADPREKELKESILHLHKLRFRDWKLTGDPDQVDSQTTLSRFPNSENAFSDGLLTKAGILLGKKYGPWFEPEIADSSKKWDLRSKVTNESKMYRCECLEPIWSSRHHCPSCHRTFFTDIQLEEHNDGSCRSGPPTSEKSKENSSHLKGKGTMKSKISREESTGDIDMVEIPKGGCSQPRSRLIKFQNEGLVCPYDFEEICSKFVTKNSNKELVQEIGLIGSKGVPSFVSSRPPYISDATLLLVPSGELKATGDMMLAQGNRIPAGGSGSFSDNSSRDSAANETSAASRTDKSALEQKDKKYSLNNNGPEMEVGRCCVIPQSSLRPLVGKVYQILRQLKINLLDMDAALPEEALKPSRADLEKRLAWRAFVKSAETIFEMVQATIMLEDMIKTEYLMNGWWYWSSLSAAAKTSTVSSLALRIYSLDAAIAYEKISSNLDLTDSPKPSSKPDPKPVPNLDTMEKSKLGRKQNKRRKESEG, from the exons ATGATGGGACTCGGCGATTCGAGCGGCGAGTACCGAGATTCGAAGTCCGAGACCCGCTCCGTACTAGGTATCGATCTCAATGAGATCCCTTCCTCGTCCTTCGTCGAGGCCTCGCACGACGTGCCTGACGCGTACGCCGTCGTGCGGAGCTTCCACGGAGAGCTGTCACCGGCGGCTGGAGCTGCGGCGGGGCTGCCAGGGGAGGGGTGGGGGTCGGTGTGCGCTGTGTGTGGTGCGCCGGAGGTTGGAGCACAGGTTTTGGTCTGCGACGGGTGTGAGCGCGGCTTCCACCTCGTCTGCGTCGGAATGCCAGGCCGACAGGCGGGGATGCTGGAAGAATGGGTGTGCGGCGAGTGTGTGAGGAGTGGAGTTGGGAGTAAGCGATGGCCCTTGGGCTCGAAGAGGCGGCTTTTGGATATCAACGCTTCACCGCCGAGTGAAGGGGAAGGTGAGGAGTTGCCGGATTCGAG aaaGCACTCTCCGGGTGATAATTCTTTTGGTGGCAATTCATTTGGTGCCCCAGAGACATATTCGAACTTTCGGTGTGCGGGGAATGGATTTGGTTTTCCAAAAGCTTCTGGGATTTTGACACATGCTGTCAAATTGGGTCTTGAAGATATATTGCATCATACTAATAGAAGTTTTGAGGAGGTAGATTCAGGGTTTCCTCTAGGAAGGCTTAGGAGTAGTAATAATACAGCTTGTAGATTACCACCACAGGAACCAAGCGAGATGTTACTTCAGGCCCTTAAAGAGTTCATTTCGGAAAGACATGGAGTATTGGAGGAAGGTTGGCGTGTGGAACTAAAACAATCTGTGAGGGCTGGTGAACTATGTCCAGTTTTCTGTGCTCCAGATGGAAGGATATTTGAGTCAATGTCTGAAGTTGCCGTTTATCTTGGGTTAACGTCTAATTGCAATTCTGTGGATACTGAAATAAGAAGTGATGGGTCTGCTTCACTGAAGAAAAGATCGCATTTATCCAAAAGAAGAAAGTCAACAAGGCTTTCAATTGCCAATAGCTCTGCTGAAAATAAAGACGCTTTGCTAACTGATTTTTGTAAGGATATCTCATCTGATGTTCAAAGTATGGAACTTTGTGCTAGTAATCTTGGGAATAGTGTAAAAGTAACTGAAGCTGCGCCAGAAGAAAATGGTGGCACTGGCTTGCAGCAACATAAT aaTGGACTTCCTGTTCAGTTTGAAGATTTCTTTGTTCTTTCTCTGGGGGAGGTTGATGTGAGACCCTCATATCATGATGTTAATCAGCTCTGGCCTGTAGGCTATAAATCCTGTTGGCATGATAAGCTTACTGGGTCTCTTTTTATGTGTGATGTCTCTGATGGTGGTGATTCTGGACCTATTTTCAAGGTCAAGAGGTGTGCATGCTCTGCAATTCCCCTTCCAAATGGGTCAACTGTGCTCTGTAGGCCCAACCTTGGCCAATCTAACGGtcaagataaagaaaaaagcaATGATATGATTTCTTTGAGTATGGACTATGACGAGGATGGCAGTTTACAGACACTTCTTGCAGACCCTTCCCCACCAATGGAAAATGACATTTTATCCTGTATAAGGAGTAGTTCTAATGGATCTTGTTGTGTTCAGACATTGAACAGCTTGCTTCTGGAGGATAATTCTCTTCATGAGAGTTCTGGCGAATTTTTATCTGATCATTCTAGATTGAAAGATGAAATTGGTGAGTTTTCATTGCAAGGGCGTTCATCATCTTCAGTATGGAATTTGGTGTCTCAAAAATTCATTGATGCTTGCTGTGAAACCTATAAACGAACTGGCAGCCTCAGGTTCTTCTGTGAGCATGTTAAACTTGGAGCAAGCACACTGCCCTGGGATATCATGGACGAAAGTAGCAAAGGGAGTTATACTTCCTTAGATAAATTTTGCAGTTCACCAGGCTCTGTGTGCATGCCATCTGTAATTCAGGGTGAGAATGAACTTCAGACTCAATGTGAAGTACTGGcaaagtggctagatcaagatAGGTTTGGTTTAGATGTGGAATTTGTGCAAGAGATGCTAGAACAGCTTCCTGGTGTCTGTGCCTGTTCACAGTATAAGTTGCTGAACAATAGAAGCTACCATTCTACATTATTAACAGTTGGAAATGGTCTCTTACTGGCTGAAACAGAGAATGGAGTACAAAGTAAGGGAGAGGAAGCATTAGATTGTTTATTTGGAGGATCCAAAAGAGCTAGAAAATATACGGTTGGTGATCCTCTAATGGATGATTTTTGTCCTCCTCCTGGAAATCCTTTGGGTTCAAGGCTTCCTCCTGATCTTGTTGGTGATGTTATTCAG GTATGGGAGTCACTATGGCGTTTTTATGAAATCTTGGGTTTAAAAGAGCCATTTTCAATTGAGGAACTTGAAGAGGAACTTATTTGCCCATGGtctgatgacttaaatcttctAGAGAAATTTGGAACAGAAACCCAGGAAAATCGAGACATAACTCCAACTAGACCTAGTGGTGCAAGTGGACACATCCCATCCTCAAGCACTGACTCTGGTCCAGAAGTTTCTACAGGCAATCCCCATGCATTCATACAAATGGAAACAGGGCAAAAAAAGGAAGCAGCCCAAGCTAAGCTAGCATCTGTTACTTACAGCAGATGCTCTGGTGTAACTCTGACAAAAGCGCACAACTCGCTGCTAAAAGTTCTAGTAAGTGAACTTCAGTTCAAGGTTGCTGCCCTTGTAGATCCAAATTTTGATTCTGGAGAATCAAAATCAAGACGGGGAAGGAAGAAAGATGCAGATAATGCAATTCCCACAAAAAAAACCAAGCTCAATATGCTCCCTATTAATGAATTGACTTGGCCAGAATTAGCTCGGAGATATATATTATGTGTCTTATCCATGGATGGTAACCTTGACTCTGCTGAGATTACCATTCGTGAAAGTGGCAAAGTGTTTCGCTGCTTACAAGGTGATGGTGGGGTGCTTTGTGACTCACTTACCGGAGTTGCAGGAATGCAAGCAGATGCACTT TTGTTTGCAGAGGCCAGAAAACAGATTTTTGGTTCTTTGAACAGAGAAGATGACATTCTTACTATAGAAGAGAAAGGATCTGATGCTACTGGTGACCATGACAGGATTGTGGTGAATGATGGCAATATCCCAGAGTGGGCACAGGTTCTGGAACCTGTTAGGAAACTACCTACGAATGTGGGAACCAGAATTAGAAAGTGTATTTATGAGGCGTTGGAGAAGGATCCACCAGAATGGGCAAAGAAAATATTGGCGCATTCAATCAGTAAGGAGGTTTACAAGGGCAATGCATCAGGACCTACAAAG AAAGCCGTTCTTTCAGTGCTAGGAATTGTGCATGATGAAGGTCTAAAAAGCAAACCTGATAAGGAGAGAAAGAGGAAACGTGTCATCTCTATTCCTGACATTATCATGAAACAATGCCGAATTACATTACGTCGTGGTGCTGCAGCAGATGATGCCAAAGTTTTCTGCACTCTGTTGGGAAGCAAACTCATTAACTCTATCGATAATGACGATGAGGGACTTCTTGGAACACCAGCCATGGTGTCACGGCCTTTGGACTTTAGAACGATTGATTTGAGATTGGCAGTTGGGGCTTATGGTGGATCATGGGAAACTTTTCTTGAGGATGTCCGAGAG TTATGGAATAATATACACACTGCTTATGCGGATCAGCCTGATTCAGTTGAGCTGGCTAGGACATTATCCCAAAATTTCGAATCAATGTTTGAAAAGGAG GTTCTCCCCCTTGTCCAAAAGTTTACGGAGTATGCTAAATCAGAATGCTTAAGTGCAGAAACAGAGAAGGAAATAGATGATTTTCTTGTTTCTGCTAGTGAAATTCCCAAAGCCCCTTGGGATGAGGGGGTCTGCAAAGTATGTGGCATCGATAAAGATGATGACAGTGTTCTGTTGTGTGATATGTGTGATGCAGAGTATCATACTTATTGCTTGAATCCTCCACTTGCAAGAATTCCTGAAGGAAACTGGTACTGTCCTTCCTGCGTTGCTGGTATAAGTATGGTTGATGTTTCGGAACATACTCATGTCATTGCGCAGCGCCAAGGTAAAAATTGTCAGGGAGACTTTACTCATGCTTATTTGGAGTCACTTGCACATCTAGCTGCTGCAATGGAAGAAAAAGAGTATTGGGAGCTCAGTGTAGACCAG AGGACCTTTCTGTTTAAATTTCTATGTGATGAGTTGCTGAACACAGCTCTTATACGTCAACACCTTGAGCAGTGTGCTGAATCATCGGCTGAGTTACAGCAGAAATTGCGTTCCATTTCTGTGGAATGGAAAAACCTAAAGCTCAAAGAAGAAAACCTGGCTGCAAGAGCTCCAAAAGTTGACTCTGGTATGATTTATGTGGCTGGAGAAGTGGGTACAGAAGGAGGGCTTTCTAGTGCACTAACAAATAATGGTAAATGTATTGCAAAACCGCATACCTTGAGTGACAGACCTAAAGATTTTGGTATCTTATCTAATGACCAGCTACAAGTGGAGGGTGGTAGTGAGGGAATCAGGCCCAACGGTCTGGACAAACACCCATCTAGCAATTGTTCAGAGGGAAATTGCACTTTGAAGCCTATTGATAATGAAGGTCAATTAAAAGAGGTCCATGCTGTTGTAGATGAGACTCAAGTATCTGTTGATCATTTCCCCCACATGGTCTACCAAGGAAACGGTAGCTCTTGTAGACCAAATGAACTGCATTTACAAAATCCTTTGCAGCAAGAAATGGATGGCTTGGGTACAGAATTTAATTTACAGGTCAACATGTGTGAAAATATGGAGAAGAATGATCTGCAAGGACTTCATCACCCTTCTGACATAAGGATTGTCCATGTAGCTGAGCATGATTCTGAGCTGAACTCCATCAAGAATGATATTTCAGATCTACAGGACTCAATGGCTAGTATAGAGTCACAGCTTCTGAAGTTATCTGTGCGACGGGAGTTTTTGGGTAGTGATTCTGCTGGTCGATTGTATTGGATCTTAGCCAAGCCTGGTTGGCATCCTTGGGTGCTTGTTGATGGAAGTATGGCACttcagaagaaagaaaaaatgagatATCTCAAAAACCCAGGGGACAGTTCAGTTCAGAAGAATTCTACTTCCCTCAGCATGGATATTCTCTCAACTTTGGGGGGCTCAAACGCTTCCTGTCCATTTCTATATAGGCCAAATGCTTCTATTTCCATTTGTTCTCAATGGGTTTCTTATCAATCTGGTGAAGAAATTGATGCACTTATTGGATGGTTAAAAGATGCTGACCCTAGGGAAAAAGAACTCAAAGAGTCCATTTTGCACTTGCATAAACTAAGATTTCGGGACTGGAAACTGACTGGGGACCCTGATCAGGTTGATTCACAAACAACTTTGTCAAGGTTCCCAAATAGCGAAAATGCATTTTCTGATGGTCTTCTTACCAAGGCAGGCATTTTGCTGGGGAAGAAATATGGCCCTTGGTTTGAGCCAGAAATTGCTGACAGCTCGAAGAAGTGGGACCTGAGGTCAAAAGTAACTAATGAAAGCAAAATGTATAGATGTGAATGCTTGGAACCTATTTGGTCTTCAAGGCATCATTGCCCCTCTTGTCACAGAACTTTCTTCACTGATATTCAACTTGAGGAGCATAATGATGGCAGTTGCAGGTCAGGTCCACCAACCTCTGAGAAGAGCAAGGAAAATAGCAGTCATTTAAAAGGTAAGGGGACTATGAAATCCAAAATCTCCCGGGAGGAGAGCACTGGTGACATTGACATGGTTGAAATACCAAAAGGTGGCTGTTCTCAGCCCAGGTCGAGAttgattaaatttcaaaatgaaggATTAGTGTGCCCATATGATTTTGAAGAGATCTGTTCCAAGTTTGTCACCAAAAACTCTAACAAGGAATTGGTGCAGGAAATAGGTCTTATTGGTTCCAAAGGGGTTCCATCATTTGTCTCAAGTAGACCTCCTTATATCAGTGATGCTACACTATTGTTAGTTCCTAGTGGTGAACTTAAAGCCACTGGAGATATGATGCTTGCACAGGGGAACAGGATTCCTGCTGGAGGCAGTGGAAGCTTTTCTGATAATTCTTCCAGAGATTCTGCTGCAAATGAAACCAGTGCAGCATCTAGAACTGACAAATCAGCTTTGGagcaaaaagataaaaagtacTCTTTAAATAATAATGGTCCAGAAATGGAGGTTGGTCGCTGTTGTGTAATCCCTCAGTCTTCACTAAGACCATTAGTTGGCAAAGTTTACCAGATTTTGAGGCAACTCAAGATCAACTTACTTGATATGGATGCTGCACTCCCTGAAGAGGCTCTGAAACCATCAAGGGCTGACTTAGAAAAGAGATTGGCATGGCGTGCTTTTGTTAAATCTGCAGAGACAATCTTTGAG ATGGTTCAAGCAACAATCATGCTCGAGGACATGATTAAGACCGAGTACTTGATGAATGGATGGTGGTATTGGTCATCACTCTCTGCTGCTGCCAAGACTTCTACCGTTTCTTCCCTTGCCCTGCGCATATACTCTCTGGATGCTGCCATTGCTTATGAGAAGATCTCATCCAATTTGGATCTGACTGACAGTCCCAAGCCCAGCAGCAAACCTGATCCGAAGCCAGTGCCCAATTTGGATACCATGGAAAAGTCAAAGCTGGgcagaaaacaaaacaagaggAGGAAAGAATCAGAAGGTTGA